A part of Oncorhynchus masou masou isolate Uvic2021 chromosome 30, UVic_Omas_1.1, whole genome shotgun sequence genomic DNA contains:
- the LOC135521878 gene encoding transmembrane protein 238-like → MAQHYDGLSHCKLALVFAILMDLLGVSALLVGVFAPLEIKGQDFGDLLVYSGALLMLMSLGGWVMWYSGNLEGLTSRKELGGTMGAMDRLARSLSRRIRLPRSHSSPS, encoded by the coding sequence ATGGCGCAGCACTATGATGGTCTGTCCCACTGTAAGCTGGCCCTGGTGTTTGCCATATTGATGGACCTGCTAGGTGTCTCTGCTCTTCTGGTGGGGGTTTTCGCCCCATTAGAGATTAAGGGACAGGACTTTGGGGACCTGTTGGTGTACTCTGGGGCTCTACTGATGCTCATGTCCCTGGGAGGATGGGTCATGTGGTACAGCGGGAACCTTGAGGGCCTGACCTCCAGGAAGGAGCTAGGGGGAACCATGGGTGCCATGGACCGGCTGGCCCGCTCCCTCAGCCGCAGGATACGACTCCCCAGGAGCCACAGCAGCCCCTCATGA
- the LOC135521865 gene encoding C-Jun-amino-terminal kinase-interacting protein 4-like isoform X1: MECGESILCGSGELDLDPDIVSEEAGKLYSELQTVIETHGVGVVESLVPILVWVLEGLASCRAQLREREDEAEREKGERDELLERYQSEKLQRRESQERYLELDDQIEQERRTMRGREKERERREKELEKKAREQADQYGFRAPKKVQQAPGPSPKVVALEEQRAGLGRELNTLKHTHNKLVLSYKDLLERKRDLEREGSPLSNHVRSKNSQSTQGLSESCVSRQELTDRRPETPPDSVLFEEPVTKDDRVIDIVIKPDRDASFISDIISSTPELAKFHGLMNASTPVRADVKEPIRDETKTSMEEEMKEVEEKEEGGAKQEKEGEVEEDMDSLEWELRNMESVFSELSREYVESVDQGASVRGSTDQFEEILSQYEELKHTHELVNAARKALISRVEELTNERSALKVEVTSCQETVTRLAGRMKEMEEETKRLRKELEANKLDDSSLPISLRRFSRLEMSRVVMEKNQYKERLFELQEAVRRSQTIRVTQEERITERERTSVWRRFNRLFGLNKNPLVPSAALALALPTSLTHSPMGSPRKLAVSTTQTDGASPAAALSPRVRRRELYRDIRSHVWGTLGKRQVHGWSMPLSHTQDSSEPTPEPKDVPVLVQLRLMDQRDSTAKLNCAVAVTPEISGETTCAVWVVSGPASNSDVTVINPARSNTVLDQFSLPPTSPALCICAVPPTGETSGTVWIGTQEGSVLVHSASTARRRCLQSISLSEGVHSLTYSHGQVIAGLANGMLAFFLHNPGGWDLQSHEVLPLGSTPLQPIRCCLAKGAGLWVGYWNRVHVVNIENRKVEQTLTISERSEQQVRFLCAAGSGVWTSCRLDPTLRLFDWSTGRPLQDVDLTPLVTKTLGPAFLSLSPLQISSLTFISGRLWVGTGSGAIFSIPVSLSSESASIPYCSLAAAQLCYHGHRQAVKFIIAAPGCVTSFSTIGGGAVTLVSTSQLILSGGEGYINFRIGDDANDGAPEAAPLRSDRSHMIIWQSPTPSLPSSAL, from the exons ATGGAGTGTGGAGAGAGTATCCTGTGTGGCTCTGGGGAGCTGGATCTGGACCCTGACATTGTGAGTGAAGAGGCCGGGAAACTGTACTCTGAACTACAG ACAGTGATCGAGACCCATGGCGTAGGGGTTGTGGAGTCCCTGGTGCCCATCCTAGTATGGGTCCTGGAGGGTCTGGCCAGCTGCAGAGCCcagctcagagagagggaggacgaggctgagagagagaaaggagagagagatgagctgTTGGAGAGATACCAGAGTGAGAaactacagaggagagagagccaggag CGGTATCTGGAGTTGGATGACCAGATTGAGCAGGAGCGGAGGAcgatgaggggaagagagaaggagagagagaggagggaaaaagaACTGGAGAAGAAGGCCAGAGAGCAGGCTGACCAAT atggcttcagggcgcccaagaaagtccagcaagcaccaggaccgtctcctaaag TGGTGGCCTTGGAGGAGCAGAGAGCTGGACTGGGCAGAGAGTTGAACACACTGAAGCACACTCACAACAAG tTGGTGCTCAGTTATAAGGATCTGCTGGAGAGGAAAAGGgatctagagagagagggatctccACTAAG TAACCATGTGCGCTCCAAGAATTCACAATCTACCCAGGGCCTGTCAGAATCCTGTGTTAGCCGGCAGGAG CTAACTGATCGAAGGCCCGAAACACCTCCTGATTCTGTCCTGTTTGAAGAACCGGTAACTAAAGACGATAGGGTGATTGACATTGTCATAAAGCCAGACAGAGATGCGTCCTTCATCAGTGACATCATAAGCTCCACCCCTGAGCTGGCGAAGTTTCATGGCCTTATGAATGCCAG CACCCCGGTCCGAGCAGACGTCAAAGAGCCAATCAGAGACGAGACTAAGACCAGCATGGAGGAAGAAatgaaggaggtggaggagaaagaggaaggaggagcaaagcaggagaaggaaggagaggtggaggaagataTGGATAGTCTGGAAtgggagctgaggaacatggagTCTGTGTTCTCAGAGCTGAGTCGGGAATACGTAGAGAGTGTGGACCAGGGGGCCAGTGTCAGAG GCAGCACCGACCAGTTTGAGGAGATTCTTTCTCAGTATGAGGAACTGAAACACACCCA tgAGTTAGTGAATGCGGCCCGGAAAGCACTGATCTCTCGTGTGGAGGAGCTGACCAATGAGAGGTCAGCTCTTAAAGTGGAGGTGACTTCCTGCCAGGAGACTGTCACCCGATTGGCGGGAAGAatgaaggagatggaggaggaaacTAAGAG ACTTCGGAAAGAACTGGAAGCAAATAAATTGGATGAT TCCTCTCTGCCCATATCGCTGCGTCGGTTCTCTCGTTTGGAGATGTCCCGTGTTGTCATGGAGAAGAACCAGTATAAGGAGCGTTTGTTTGAGCTGCAGGAGGCTGTGAGACGCAGTCAGACCATTCG GGTCACCCAAGAAGAGAGGatcacagagcgagagaggactaGTGTGTGGAGAAG ATTCAACCGTTTGTTTGGCCTGAACAAGAACCCCTTGGTTCCGTCCGCTGCTCTAGCGCTGGCCCTGCCGAcgtccctcactcactcaccaatGGGGTCTCCACGGAAACTGGCTGTCAGTACAACTCAGACAGA TGGTGCCTCCCCTGCTGCAGCCCTGTCTCCGCGGGTCAGGAGGAGGGAGCTGTACAGAGACATCCGCTCCCATGTCTGGGGAACCCTGGGAAAACGCCAGGTTCATGGCTGGAGCAtgccactgtcacacacacag GATTCCTCAGAGCCGACCCCTGAGCCTAAAGATGTGCCTGTCCTAGTTCAGCTCAGACTGATGGACCAGAGAGATTCTACAGCCAAG CTAAACTGTGCTGTTGCTGTCACACCTGAGATCTCAGGAGAGACAACG TGTGCAGTGTGGGTGGTCTCTGGTCCCGCCTCCAATAGTGATGTCACAGTGATCAACCCTGCACGGTCCAATACGGTGCTGGATCAGTTCAGCCTCCCGCCCACCTCGCCCGCCCTATGCATCTGTGCTGTGCCCCCCACTG GTGAGACCTCAGGAACTGTGTGGATTGGAACTCAGGAAGGAAG TGTATTGGTCCACTCCGCGTCCACAGCTAGGAGGCGCTGTCTGcagtctatctctctgtctgagggTGTGCACTCTCTCAC GTATTCACATGGTCAAGTCATTGCTGGATTAGCCAATGGGATGCTTGCATTCTTCTTGCACAACCCAG GTGGATGGGATCTCCAATCACATGAGGTTTTGCCTCTGGGATCAACTCCACTGCAGCCCATTCGCTGTTGCCTAGCGAAGGGGGCGGGCTTATGGGTAGGATACTGGAATCGGGTTCATGTGGTCAATATCGAGAATAGAAAAGTGGAG CAAACTTTAACCATCTCGGAGCGCAGTGAGCAGCAGGTGCGTTTCCTGTGTGCGGCAGGAAGTGGTGTGTGGACGTCCTGTCGGCTCGACCCTACACTCAGGCTTTTCGATTGGTCCACTGGCCGGCCCCTGCAGGATGTGGATCTGACCCCTCTGGTCACCAAAACACTGG gccctgccttcttgtctctctctccgctgCAGATCTCGTCCCTCACCTTCATCTCTGGCCGGCTGTGGGTGGGAACAGGAAGTGGCGCCATCTTCTCCATCCCTGTGTCTCTCA GTTCAGAGTCTGCCTCTATACCATACTGCTCTTTGGCGGCAGCACAACTGTGTTACCATGGACACCGCCAAGCTGTCAAGTTCATCATTGCTGCACCTG GCTGTGTGACCAGCTTCTCTACAATAGGAGGCGGTGCTGTAACTCTCGTCTCTACCTCTCAACTCATTCTCAGTGGAGGAGAGGGCTACATCAACTTCCGTATCG GGGACGACGCGAATGACGGCGCACCCGAAGCTGCTCCACTGCGATCAGACCGCAGTCACATGATCATCTGGCAGAGCCCCACCCCCTCCCTGCCCAGCTCCGCCCTTTGA
- the LOC135521865 gene encoding C-Jun-amino-terminal kinase-interacting protein 4-like isoform X2 has product MECGESILCGSGELDLDPDIVSEEAGKLYSELQTVIETHGVGVVESLVPILVWVLEGLASCRAQLREREDEAEREKGERDELLERYQSEKLQRRESQERYLELDDQIEQERRTMRGREKERERREKELEKKAREQADQLVALEEQRAGLGRELNTLKHTHNKLVLSYKDLLERKRDLEREGSPLSNHVRSKNSQSTQGLSESCVSRQELTDRRPETPPDSVLFEEPVTKDDRVIDIVIKPDRDASFISDIISSTPELAKFHGLMNASTPVRADVKEPIRDETKTSMEEEMKEVEEKEEGGAKQEKEGEVEEDMDSLEWELRNMESVFSELSREYVESVDQGASVRGSTDQFEEILSQYEELKHTHELVNAARKALISRVEELTNERSALKVEVTSCQETVTRLAGRMKEMEEETKRLRKELEANKLDDSSLPISLRRFSRLEMSRVVMEKNQYKERLFELQEAVRRSQTIRVTQEERITERERTSVWRRFNRLFGLNKNPLVPSAALALALPTSLTHSPMGSPRKLAVSTTQTDGASPAAALSPRVRRRELYRDIRSHVWGTLGKRQVHGWSMPLSHTQDSSEPTPEPKDVPVLVQLRLMDQRDSTAKLNCAVAVTPEISGETTCAVWVVSGPASNSDVTVINPARSNTVLDQFSLPPTSPALCICAVPPTGETSGTVWIGTQEGSVLVHSASTARRRCLQSISLSEGVHSLTYSHGQVIAGLANGMLAFFLHNPGGWDLQSHEVLPLGSTPLQPIRCCLAKGAGLWVGYWNRVHVVNIENRKVEQTLTISERSEQQVRFLCAAGSGVWTSCRLDPTLRLFDWSTGRPLQDVDLTPLVTKTLGPAFLSLSPLQISSLTFISGRLWVGTGSGAIFSIPVSLSSESASIPYCSLAAAQLCYHGHRQAVKFIIAAPGCVTSFSTIGGGAVTLVSTSQLILSGGEGYINFRIGDDANDGAPEAAPLRSDRSHMIIWQSPTPSLPSSAL; this is encoded by the exons ATGGAGTGTGGAGAGAGTATCCTGTGTGGCTCTGGGGAGCTGGATCTGGACCCTGACATTGTGAGTGAAGAGGCCGGGAAACTGTACTCTGAACTACAG ACAGTGATCGAGACCCATGGCGTAGGGGTTGTGGAGTCCCTGGTGCCCATCCTAGTATGGGTCCTGGAGGGTCTGGCCAGCTGCAGAGCCcagctcagagagagggaggacgaggctgagagagagaaaggagagagagatgagctgTTGGAGAGATACCAGAGTGAGAaactacagaggagagagagccaggag CGGTATCTGGAGTTGGATGACCAGATTGAGCAGGAGCGGAGGAcgatgaggggaagagagaaggagagagagaggagggaaaaagaACTGGAGAAGAAGGCCAGAGAGCAGGCTGACCAAT TGGTGGCCTTGGAGGAGCAGAGAGCTGGACTGGGCAGAGAGTTGAACACACTGAAGCACACTCACAACAAG tTGGTGCTCAGTTATAAGGATCTGCTGGAGAGGAAAAGGgatctagagagagagggatctccACTAAG TAACCATGTGCGCTCCAAGAATTCACAATCTACCCAGGGCCTGTCAGAATCCTGTGTTAGCCGGCAGGAG CTAACTGATCGAAGGCCCGAAACACCTCCTGATTCTGTCCTGTTTGAAGAACCGGTAACTAAAGACGATAGGGTGATTGACATTGTCATAAAGCCAGACAGAGATGCGTCCTTCATCAGTGACATCATAAGCTCCACCCCTGAGCTGGCGAAGTTTCATGGCCTTATGAATGCCAG CACCCCGGTCCGAGCAGACGTCAAAGAGCCAATCAGAGACGAGACTAAGACCAGCATGGAGGAAGAAatgaaggaggtggaggagaaagaggaaggaggagcaaagcaggagaaggaaggagaggtggaggaagataTGGATAGTCTGGAAtgggagctgaggaacatggagTCTGTGTTCTCAGAGCTGAGTCGGGAATACGTAGAGAGTGTGGACCAGGGGGCCAGTGTCAGAG GCAGCACCGACCAGTTTGAGGAGATTCTTTCTCAGTATGAGGAACTGAAACACACCCA tgAGTTAGTGAATGCGGCCCGGAAAGCACTGATCTCTCGTGTGGAGGAGCTGACCAATGAGAGGTCAGCTCTTAAAGTGGAGGTGACTTCCTGCCAGGAGACTGTCACCCGATTGGCGGGAAGAatgaaggagatggaggaggaaacTAAGAG ACTTCGGAAAGAACTGGAAGCAAATAAATTGGATGAT TCCTCTCTGCCCATATCGCTGCGTCGGTTCTCTCGTTTGGAGATGTCCCGTGTTGTCATGGAGAAGAACCAGTATAAGGAGCGTTTGTTTGAGCTGCAGGAGGCTGTGAGACGCAGTCAGACCATTCG GGTCACCCAAGAAGAGAGGatcacagagcgagagaggactaGTGTGTGGAGAAG ATTCAACCGTTTGTTTGGCCTGAACAAGAACCCCTTGGTTCCGTCCGCTGCTCTAGCGCTGGCCCTGCCGAcgtccctcactcactcaccaatGGGGTCTCCACGGAAACTGGCTGTCAGTACAACTCAGACAGA TGGTGCCTCCCCTGCTGCAGCCCTGTCTCCGCGGGTCAGGAGGAGGGAGCTGTACAGAGACATCCGCTCCCATGTCTGGGGAACCCTGGGAAAACGCCAGGTTCATGGCTGGAGCAtgccactgtcacacacacag GATTCCTCAGAGCCGACCCCTGAGCCTAAAGATGTGCCTGTCCTAGTTCAGCTCAGACTGATGGACCAGAGAGATTCTACAGCCAAG CTAAACTGTGCTGTTGCTGTCACACCTGAGATCTCAGGAGAGACAACG TGTGCAGTGTGGGTGGTCTCTGGTCCCGCCTCCAATAGTGATGTCACAGTGATCAACCCTGCACGGTCCAATACGGTGCTGGATCAGTTCAGCCTCCCGCCCACCTCGCCCGCCCTATGCATCTGTGCTGTGCCCCCCACTG GTGAGACCTCAGGAACTGTGTGGATTGGAACTCAGGAAGGAAG TGTATTGGTCCACTCCGCGTCCACAGCTAGGAGGCGCTGTCTGcagtctatctctctgtctgagggTGTGCACTCTCTCAC GTATTCACATGGTCAAGTCATTGCTGGATTAGCCAATGGGATGCTTGCATTCTTCTTGCACAACCCAG GTGGATGGGATCTCCAATCACATGAGGTTTTGCCTCTGGGATCAACTCCACTGCAGCCCATTCGCTGTTGCCTAGCGAAGGGGGCGGGCTTATGGGTAGGATACTGGAATCGGGTTCATGTGGTCAATATCGAGAATAGAAAAGTGGAG CAAACTTTAACCATCTCGGAGCGCAGTGAGCAGCAGGTGCGTTTCCTGTGTGCGGCAGGAAGTGGTGTGTGGACGTCCTGTCGGCTCGACCCTACACTCAGGCTTTTCGATTGGTCCACTGGCCGGCCCCTGCAGGATGTGGATCTGACCCCTCTGGTCACCAAAACACTGG gccctgccttcttgtctctctctccgctgCAGATCTCGTCCCTCACCTTCATCTCTGGCCGGCTGTGGGTGGGAACAGGAAGTGGCGCCATCTTCTCCATCCCTGTGTCTCTCA GTTCAGAGTCTGCCTCTATACCATACTGCTCTTTGGCGGCAGCACAACTGTGTTACCATGGACACCGCCAAGCTGTCAAGTTCATCATTGCTGCACCTG GCTGTGTGACCAGCTTCTCTACAATAGGAGGCGGTGCTGTAACTCTCGTCTCTACCTCTCAACTCATTCTCAGTGGAGGAGAGGGCTACATCAACTTCCGTATCG GGGACGACGCGAATGACGGCGCACCCGAAGCTGCTCCACTGCGATCAGACCGCAGTCACATGATCATCTGGCAGAGCCCCACCCCCTCCCTGCCCAGCTCCGCCCTTTGA
- the LOC135521865 gene encoding C-Jun-amino-terminal kinase-interacting protein 4-like isoform X3, which yields MASGRPRKSSKHQDRLLKVIQLRDRGTTSTELAQEWQQAVVALEEQRAGLGRELNTLKHTHNKLVLSYKDLLERKRDLEREGSPLSNHVRSKNSQSTQGLSESCVSRQELTDRRPETPPDSVLFEEPVTKDDRVIDIVIKPDRDASFISDIISSTPELAKFHGLMNASTPVRADVKEPIRDETKTSMEEEMKEVEEKEEGGAKQEKEGEVEEDMDSLEWELRNMESVFSELSREYVESVDQGASVRGSTDQFEEILSQYEELKHTHELVNAARKALISRVEELTNERSALKVEVTSCQETVTRLAGRMKEMEEETKRLRKELEANKLDDSSLPISLRRFSRLEMSRVVMEKNQYKERLFELQEAVRRSQTIRVTQEERITERERTSVWRRFNRLFGLNKNPLVPSAALALALPTSLTHSPMGSPRKLAVSTTQTDGASPAAALSPRVRRRELYRDIRSHVWGTLGKRQVHGWSMPLSHTQDSSEPTPEPKDVPVLVQLRLMDQRDSTAKLNCAVAVTPEISGETTCAVWVVSGPASNSDVTVINPARSNTVLDQFSLPPTSPALCICAVPPTGETSGTVWIGTQEGSVLVHSASTARRRCLQSISLSEGVHSLTYSHGQVIAGLANGMLAFFLHNPGGWDLQSHEVLPLGSTPLQPIRCCLAKGAGLWVGYWNRVHVVNIENRKVEQTLTISERSEQQVRFLCAAGSGVWTSCRLDPTLRLFDWSTGRPLQDVDLTPLVTKTLGPAFLSLSPLQISSLTFISGRLWVGTGSGAIFSIPVSLSSESASIPYCSLAAAQLCYHGHRQAVKFIIAAPGCVTSFSTIGGGAVTLVSTSQLILSGGEGYINFRIGDDANDGAPEAAPLRSDRSHMIIWQSPTPSLPSSAL from the exons atggcttcagggcgcccaagaaagtccagcaagcaccaggaccgtctcctaaaggtgattcagctgcgggatcggggcaccaccagtacagagcttgctcaggaatggcagcaggcag TGGTGGCCTTGGAGGAGCAGAGAGCTGGACTGGGCAGAGAGTTGAACACACTGAAGCACACTCACAACAAG tTGGTGCTCAGTTATAAGGATCTGCTGGAGAGGAAAAGGgatctagagagagagggatctccACTAAG TAACCATGTGCGCTCCAAGAATTCACAATCTACCCAGGGCCTGTCAGAATCCTGTGTTAGCCGGCAGGAG CTAACTGATCGAAGGCCCGAAACACCTCCTGATTCTGTCCTGTTTGAAGAACCGGTAACTAAAGACGATAGGGTGATTGACATTGTCATAAAGCCAGACAGAGATGCGTCCTTCATCAGTGACATCATAAGCTCCACCCCTGAGCTGGCGAAGTTTCATGGCCTTATGAATGCCAG CACCCCGGTCCGAGCAGACGTCAAAGAGCCAATCAGAGACGAGACTAAGACCAGCATGGAGGAAGAAatgaaggaggtggaggagaaagaggaaggaggagcaaagcaggagaaggaaggagaggtggaggaagataTGGATAGTCTGGAAtgggagctgaggaacatggagTCTGTGTTCTCAGAGCTGAGTCGGGAATACGTAGAGAGTGTGGACCAGGGGGCCAGTGTCAGAG GCAGCACCGACCAGTTTGAGGAGATTCTTTCTCAGTATGAGGAACTGAAACACACCCA tgAGTTAGTGAATGCGGCCCGGAAAGCACTGATCTCTCGTGTGGAGGAGCTGACCAATGAGAGGTCAGCTCTTAAAGTGGAGGTGACTTCCTGCCAGGAGACTGTCACCCGATTGGCGGGAAGAatgaaggagatggaggaggaaacTAAGAG ACTTCGGAAAGAACTGGAAGCAAATAAATTGGATGAT TCCTCTCTGCCCATATCGCTGCGTCGGTTCTCTCGTTTGGAGATGTCCCGTGTTGTCATGGAGAAGAACCAGTATAAGGAGCGTTTGTTTGAGCTGCAGGAGGCTGTGAGACGCAGTCAGACCATTCG GGTCACCCAAGAAGAGAGGatcacagagcgagagaggactaGTGTGTGGAGAAG ATTCAACCGTTTGTTTGGCCTGAACAAGAACCCCTTGGTTCCGTCCGCTGCTCTAGCGCTGGCCCTGCCGAcgtccctcactcactcaccaatGGGGTCTCCACGGAAACTGGCTGTCAGTACAACTCAGACAGA TGGTGCCTCCCCTGCTGCAGCCCTGTCTCCGCGGGTCAGGAGGAGGGAGCTGTACAGAGACATCCGCTCCCATGTCTGGGGAACCCTGGGAAAACGCCAGGTTCATGGCTGGAGCAtgccactgtcacacacacag GATTCCTCAGAGCCGACCCCTGAGCCTAAAGATGTGCCTGTCCTAGTTCAGCTCAGACTGATGGACCAGAGAGATTCTACAGCCAAG CTAAACTGTGCTGTTGCTGTCACACCTGAGATCTCAGGAGAGACAACG TGTGCAGTGTGGGTGGTCTCTGGTCCCGCCTCCAATAGTGATGTCACAGTGATCAACCCTGCACGGTCCAATACGGTGCTGGATCAGTTCAGCCTCCCGCCCACCTCGCCCGCCCTATGCATCTGTGCTGTGCCCCCCACTG GTGAGACCTCAGGAACTGTGTGGATTGGAACTCAGGAAGGAAG TGTATTGGTCCACTCCGCGTCCACAGCTAGGAGGCGCTGTCTGcagtctatctctctgtctgagggTGTGCACTCTCTCAC GTATTCACATGGTCAAGTCATTGCTGGATTAGCCAATGGGATGCTTGCATTCTTCTTGCACAACCCAG GTGGATGGGATCTCCAATCACATGAGGTTTTGCCTCTGGGATCAACTCCACTGCAGCCCATTCGCTGTTGCCTAGCGAAGGGGGCGGGCTTATGGGTAGGATACTGGAATCGGGTTCATGTGGTCAATATCGAGAATAGAAAAGTGGAG CAAACTTTAACCATCTCGGAGCGCAGTGAGCAGCAGGTGCGTTTCCTGTGTGCGGCAGGAAGTGGTGTGTGGACGTCCTGTCGGCTCGACCCTACACTCAGGCTTTTCGATTGGTCCACTGGCCGGCCCCTGCAGGATGTGGATCTGACCCCTCTGGTCACCAAAACACTGG gccctgccttcttgtctctctctccgctgCAGATCTCGTCCCTCACCTTCATCTCTGGCCGGCTGTGGGTGGGAACAGGAAGTGGCGCCATCTTCTCCATCCCTGTGTCTCTCA GTTCAGAGTCTGCCTCTATACCATACTGCTCTTTGGCGGCAGCACAACTGTGTTACCATGGACACCGCCAAGCTGTCAAGTTCATCATTGCTGCACCTG GCTGTGTGACCAGCTTCTCTACAATAGGAGGCGGTGCTGTAACTCTCGTCTCTACCTCTCAACTCATTCTCAGTGGAGGAGAGGGCTACATCAACTTCCGTATCG GGGACGACGCGAATGACGGCGCACCCGAAGCTGCTCCACTGCGATCAGACCGCAGTCACATGATCATCTGGCAGAGCCCCACCCCCTCCCTGCCCAGCTCCGCCCTTTGA